The Culex pipiens pallens isolate TS chromosome 2, TS_CPP_V2, whole genome shotgun sequence DNA window TACAATATACGCGTTGTTTTACATGCTAAAAGTGTTCCATTTGTTTCGCATTTTCATCTCTCCTTTTCCCGGTTACCTTAACTTTATACATCTACACAGAAGATGgaatcaattgaaaacaatcaCTGTTTGGTAGTTTGTCCCTTACGTTACGGTTTACTGCAACATTACGTGCTAGTTCTACTGGTACTGTACACACCACGACGCTCTAATTAATTGTTTGTTTCTGCCGATCACTCACTCGCTCAAATCACTGGCTCCAAACGTCCCCCCTCTAGCCTCTCTATCGCTTCTTCCTATATTGCACTGATTGTATCATCCCAACTGGAAGTTTCCTCACCTGTGAGGAACTCCGGGAGAAATCTGTGGTGGTCCCCGTGTTTGTTGGCGCTTCAGTTGATCAGTATGCTCTTGGTCAGACTGGTCAACTGTTGctgttggtgctgctgctgctgctgcggaacAAGTCCCGCCGGTTGATGAAAACCATGCTGCTGTTGGTAGTACTTCTGTCAGAAGACCTTCCCGATGAAGGGCGCATCCAGCCGACCTCCGCGGGCGGATCCGGGCATGAGAAAGGGGTTGGGGTAGTCTCCGGACCGGAGGGCTGCGGCCGCGTGCAGGTTCGATAGGGCTGCCAGAGAGGCGGCTGAGGGCGGGGAGTTTGGACTTCCGGCGGTTGGCCAACTGCCAGCGGCTGGGGATGGTCGACTGCCGGAGTCGGATTGGGGGCTGGATTGGTGGTGCGAgtgatgatggtggtggtggtggtgaccgCCTCGCTTGAGCCCGGAACTGACGCTGACGTCGTGCAGCTTGCGCATGTGCTTCTTGAGGTCAAAGTTGCGGCAAAATCCCTTGGCGCAGATCTTGCAGGTGAAGGGCTTCTTGTCGTTGTGGGTGTGCATGTGAAAGGTGAGGTTGTACACCTGGTGAAATGCCTTGTTGCAGATGTTGCACTTGTAGGCTTTGTCCCCACTGTGGGTCAGCTTGTGGTTCTTGTAGTTGCCCTTCTGGTGAAATCCCTTGCCGCAGTACTCGCAGATGTACGGTTTGTACCCGGCGTGGATCCGCGTGTGGGTGTTTAGCGTCGAGGACCGGTTGAAGGCCTTCCCGCAGGTTTGACATTTGTGGGGCTTTTCCGAGGTGTGGATGATCTTGTGCCGGCAGAGCGTTGAAGCCTGTCGGAAACCCTTTCCGCAGATCTTGCAGATGAACGGCCGAGCTCCCGTGTGGACGGGCATGTGTCGCGTTAGGTTGTAGTGTGCGTTGAACACCTTGCCGCACTCGGGACAGGCGAAGGTCTTCTGCTTGGCGAGAGCCGCCGCCGATCCTGGATTGGTTGATCCAGCAGAATTCGTCGAGCTGTTCAACTCGCTGGATGAAGAAGACGATGTCGATGCGTTCAAATTGACTTTTTTGTGATGGCTCAACGTGGCCGTCGGGTGTTGTGTCGGAGACACGGCCGAGCTCTCTAAACTCCTCAGCGCACTCGCTGCCGTCGGAACGTACGGGTGCAGTGGACCAGCGGCAGCCGCCGAACTCGCTGCACTCGCCAGCGAAGATCCGTTCAACAGTGATACCGACGGATGTTGCGTGAGTGCGGCGTACTGGGCCGCGGCACACATTAATTGACCCGGGTAGTACAGCAACGGATATTGACTCAGTAGATCCTGGTGGCGGTTGGCCACAAACTGGTGCACCGAACTCGGCACGTACTTCTTGAACGCCGAGTCGTACGCCGCCATCGACGACGCTGAACTGTGCTGATCGTAGCTCGGACTGGACGCCGCCGACGGTGGACTGGCCGGCCGTTCCCCTAAATCCTTCTTCCTCCTCAGCTCCTCGTCTCCACTCTCCCCGTCGTCCCCATCGCGACCCATAATGTACGCAATGGAGAACTTGTGAATCGCTCCTCCACCGTTCGATCGCTGCATCTTCATCGCCGGCGGCTTCTGATCGTGCTCCTCGTGCTCAATGCTCGTGTTGCTGTTGGCTGACTCCATCGTGGGACTCTTGGACGTGATCGGTAATCCTGGTGGGCTACACGGCGGCTGCATACCACGTGGACTCTGTTGGACGGAAACGAAaagcggaaaaaaaaatcatgagaaTTTTTTATCACACTTTGAGGGGAGGAGGGGGTCAGGCATTGTAATTGCAAGAGGCGCCGCTGGAGACCACCTAAATGATTGAACCCATTCAAATTTCCCTACTCCATTGAACACGTATGGTGAGTACGTGTGTGCACCCAAGCATTGTTCGTGATTGAGGAACAATTCAATTGTGCAAGTGTGAGTATAACGAGGTAGAGGTAATTAAAACGTGGGTCATACGGGATctgtttttattccttttttccTATTATAAAGCATTAAACTGGGGTCAAGTTTGGCGGAATGTCACGTCAAAGGGTAATTCGTTtgaattttgtatgaaattatATTGTTGACATAATATATCGCGTTCGAATACAATCGACAGTCGGCACACGCCTCTTTTTTGTCAGAATGGATTGTACTTTGGGGTATTGTTAATTGTTTTGAGGGATAAAGAAATTATTTAGTGCGAGAAGTCTCAAAGAATGGGGAACAAAATTAATTATACTCATTTATGATTTAGTatgtttattataaacaatcgtTTGCTTGCAAACAAGCCAGCCACGAAACAGCAATGTCGTGTTATTTAAACTgatatcaatatttttgaaatgttagtgaattttgttgaaacaaacaaacatgcaagtattttttgaaaattttacaagttccttaaaataatattttcctatttttattaataattaattGTCAATAAGCATTTGAAAATCATGctaattttaagcaaatttaaattgttataaATTCAATACAAATAAGTTTTATTGGATACAGTGATCATCGTAAAAAAAGatattgtttattatttgaCTAACAAAATCATCCCTTCAACTTTTTGAATTGATTACAGAagcaatatttttctttatgtGGAAATATTGATTgaacaaatttctaaaattactaaactgttccctaaaaaaattgtcttcaattttcaaaatgaatcaaatggtgacagttttttttaacttttaattatttaaaaaatgttgtatcaAACATCAAACTTATGGAGTTAACTTTGTTGCATAAAAAATTTGAATCTATAACGgactggaaatttaatgtatttaaaaccAATCAGAATAACAAAAAGCATGTTTTCATGGTAATGtagttaaataattttgaataaatcaagatttttgtaatCAATGAAAACAGTATAATACATGTCAGAGAAATGCAATTtactaaacaaatttaatataaacaatttaaattcatGGACAAAcccaaaaacaattcaaataaaataaaatgcagTTCTTTGCTGAATTGAAATCAGCCTAttatttcacagaaaaaaaaataagacaggtaaaatacaagcaaaataattattcaaaatataCATCGCCACAATTATTAGTGTTATTGAACTTATAGAaagtaaatacaaaaaatcatttgcaAATCTTTAGtaactaaacaaaatttttgttgctgcaaaatttaaaattattggctatttttttttagcaaatcaatAGAT harbors:
- the LOC120432454 gene encoding fez family zinc finger protein erm yields the protein MVYFSPRGMQPPCSPPGLPITSKSPTMESANSNTSIEHEEHDQKPPAMKMQRSNGGGAIHKFSIAYIMGRDGDDGESGDEELRRKKDLGERPASPPSAASSPSYDQHSSASSMAAYDSAFKKYVPSSVHQFVANRHQDLLSQYPLLYYPGQLMCAAAQYAALTQHPSVSLLNGSSLASAASSAAAAGPLHPYVPTAASALRSLESSAVSPTQHPTATLSHHKKVNLNASTSSSSSSELNSSTNSAGSTNPGSAAALAKQKTFACPECGKVFNAHYNLTRHMPVHTGARPFICKICGKGFRQASTLCRHKIIHTSEKPHKCQTCGKAFNRSSTLNTHTRIHAGYKPYICEYCGKGFHQKGNYKNHKLTHSGDKAYKCNICNKAFHQVYNLTFHMHTHNDKKPFTCKICAKGFCRNFDLKKHMRKLHDVSVSSGLKRGGHHHHHHHHSHHQSSPQSDSGSRPSPAAGSWPTAGSPNSPPSAASLAALSNLHAAAALRSGDYPNPFLMPGSARGGRLDAPFIGKVF